A window from Bacteroidota bacterium encodes these proteins:
- a CDS encoding 1-aminocyclopropane-1-carboxylate deaminase/D-cysteine desulfhydrase → MEIPLQKISNPAIEKSGINLFILRLDKIHPTISGNKWYKLKYNLEEAKRQKKDTLLTFGGAYSNHITATAAAGKEFGFKTIGIIRGDELASPNPSEGGEKNQTLKFAEDCGMKLIFVSREEYKNKNSSELIHSITSSLTNFYLLPEGGTNSLAVKGCSEIISHVNIPFDFVCCPIGTGGTIAGVISSLRKDQKAIGFSVLKDGGFLKNEIEKLLTSPLPPSKGEINTSYHFGGYAKHTPELLKFISDFEKENNIPLEQVYTGKMMFGIYDLIKKNYFPKNSTVIAIHTGGLQGKLPQL, encoded by the coding sequence ATGGAAATTCCTTTGCAGAAAATTTCAAATCCCGCTATAGAAAAATCAGGAATTAACCTGTTCATTCTTCGGCTGGATAAAATCCATCCAACTATTTCCGGGAACAAATGGTACAAACTGAAATACAATCTTGAAGAAGCGAAGAGACAGAAGAAAGATACGCTTCTCACTTTTGGCGGAGCATATTCCAATCACATTACAGCAACTGCTGCTGCAGGAAAAGAATTTGGATTTAAAACAATCGGAATTATTCGCGGAGATGAATTGGCCTCCCCCAACCCCTCCGAAGGAGGGGAGAAAAACCAAACTCTAAAGTTTGCTGAAGATTGTGGGATGAAATTAATTTTCGTTTCTAGAGAAGAATACAAAAACAAAAACTCTTCTGAACTAATTCACTCAATCACCTCATCACTTACTAACTTTTATCTTCTTCCCGAAGGCGGAACAAATTCTCTCGCAGTAAAAGGGTGTTCTGAAATTATTTCTCATGTTAACATTCCCTTTGATTTTGTTTGTTGCCCTATTGGAACTGGCGGAACAATAGCAGGAGTCATTTCTTCTCTCAGAAAAGATCAGAAAGCAATTGGGTTTTCGGTTTTGAAAGATGGAGGGTTTTTGAAAAATGAAATCGAAAAACTTTTAACATCCCCCTTACCCCCTTCAAAGGGGGAAATCAATACAAGCTACCACTTCGGTGGTTATGCAAAACACACACCCGAACTTTTAAAATTCATTTCTGATTTTGAAAAAGAAAATAATATTCCGCTCGAACAAGTTTACACAGGCAAGATGATGTTCGGCATTTATGATTTGATAAAGAAAAATTATTTTCCAAAGAATTCTACCGTTATCGCCATCCACACAGGTGGACTACAAGGCAAGTTGCCCCAACTCTAA
- a CDS encoding urocanate hydratase, whose product MTTKEFQKIIKQGIPDKLPGVQTYDVTLNHAPKRKDILSAEEKKLAVRNALRYFPNKFHSVLAKEFAEELKEYGRIYMYRFRPDYKIYARPISEYPFKSKQAGAIMHMLSNNLDYAVAQHPHELITYGGNGAVFQNWAQYLLTMKYLATMTDEQTLVMYSGHPLGLFPSHKDAPRVVVTNGMMIPNYSKQDDWEKFNALGVTQYGQMTAGSFMYIGPQGIVHGTTITILNAGRKISKGETDLAGKVFVSSGLGGMSGAQPKAAVIAGAIAVIAEVNPKATHTRHSQGWVDEVFSDLDKLIARIDVARNNKEAVSLAYQGNIVDLWEKFAEKNIKIELGSDQTSLHNPYSGGYYPAGISFEDGKKMMTENPAQFKIEVQKSLVRQVNAINKLVLRGMYFFDYGNAFLLEAGRAGADVFKSSPNGGGQGGGFKYQSYVQDIMGPMCFDFGFGPFRWVCTSADPKDLETTDKIAIKVLETIYKKSPEEIKQQLADNIRWIQEAQKNKLVVGSQARILYADAEGRIKIAKAFNDAIKKKKISAPVVLGRDHHDVSGTDSPFRETANIYDGSQFTADMAVQNFVGDSFRGATWVSLHNGGGVGWGEVINGGFGMVLDGTKDSERRLKSMLFWDVNNGIARRSWARNKEAIFAIEREMKRSKNLKVTLPNIVDDSLLNPLF is encoded by the coding sequence ATGACCACAAAAGAATTTCAAAAAATAATTAAGCAGGGAATTCCCGATAAACTCCCAGGAGTTCAAACGTATGATGTAACGCTCAACCACGCTCCGAAACGAAAAGATATTTTATCGGCAGAAGAAAAAAAACTTGCAGTAAGAAACGCGCTGAGATACTTTCCAAATAAATTTCATTCTGTCCTTGCAAAAGAATTTGCAGAGGAGTTAAAAGAATACGGACGTATATATATGTATCGTTTTCGTCCGGATTATAAAATTTACGCGCGGCCGATTTCAGAATATCCGTTCAAGTCAAAGCAAGCGGGAGCAATCATGCACATGCTTTCGAATAATTTGGATTACGCAGTTGCGCAACATCCGCACGAACTAATTACGTATGGAGGAAACGGTGCGGTGTTTCAAAACTGGGCGCAGTACTTGCTCACGATGAAATATCTGGCAACGATGACGGATGAACAAACACTCGTAATGTACAGCGGACATCCGCTTGGATTATTTCCTTCGCACAAAGATGCGCCTCGCGTTGTTGTCACGAACGGAATGATGATTCCGAATTATTCGAAACAAGATGACTGGGAAAAATTTAATGCACTAGGCGTTACGCAATACGGACAGATGACTGCAGGTTCATTTATGTACATCGGTCCGCAGGGAATTGTGCACGGAACTACGATTACGATTCTAAATGCAGGAAGAAAAATTTCCAAAGGAGAAACTGATCTCGCAGGAAAAGTTTTTGTTTCCTCCGGTCTGGGCGGAATGAGTGGCGCTCAGCCGAAAGCAGCCGTAATTGCAGGAGCAATTGCTGTGATTGCCGAAGTAAATCCGAAAGCAACACACACTCGTCATTCGCAAGGATGGGTGGATGAAGTTTTTTCTGACTTGGATAAACTCATAGCTAGAATTGATGTTGCAAGAAATAATAAAGAAGCTGTGTCGCTCGCCTATCAAGGCAATATTGTTGACTTATGGGAAAAGTTCGCAGAGAAAAATATAAAAATAGAATTAGGTTCTGACCAGACATCTTTACATAATCCATATTCGGGAGGATATTATCCCGCAGGAATTTCTTTTGAAGACGGGAAAAAAATGATGACTGAAAATCCTGCGCAATTTAAAATTGAAGTTCAGAAAAGTTTAGTGCGGCAAGTAAATGCAATAAATAAACTTGTTTTGCGAGGAATGTATTTCTTCGATTACGGAAATGCTTTTCTTTTAGAAGCGGGAAGAGCAGGCGCTGATGTATTTAAATCCTCCCCCAATGGGGGAGGACAAGGAGGGGGCTTCAAATATCAGAGTTATGTTCAGGACATCATGGGACCAATGTGTTTTGATTTTGGATTCGGTCCGTTTCGTTGGGTTTGTACTTCTGCCGATCCGAAAGATTTAGAAACAACGGATAAGATTGCGATAAAAGTTTTAGAAACTATTTACAAAAAATCTCCTGAAGAAATCAAACAGCAACTCGCAGATAACATCCGATGGATACAGGAGGCGCAGAAAAATAAATTAGTGGTCGGTTCACAGGCAAGGATTTTATATGCCGATGCAGAAGGAAGAATAAAAATCGCCAAAGCATTCAACGATGCAATAAAGAAGAAAAAAATTTCGGCTCCTGTAGTTTTAGGAAGAGACCATCACGATGTTTCGGGAACCGATTCTCCTTTCCGCGAAACAGCAAATATTTATGACGGCTCGCAATTCACCGCTGACATGGCGGTACAGAATTTTGTTGGTGATTCTTTTCGCGGAGCAACCTGGGTTTCGCTTCACAACGGTGGAGGTGTGGGTTGGGGAGAAGTAATCAACGGTGGCTTCGGGATGGTGCTTGATGGAACTAAAGATTCTGAACGAAGATTGAAGTCGATGCTTTTCTGGGATGTGAACAACGGAATTGCCCGAAGAAGTTGGGCGAGAAACAAAGAAGCCATCTTCGCTATAGAAAGAGAAATGAAACGCAGCAAAAATCTGAAAGTTACTTTGCCGAATATTGTGGACGATTCTCTTCTGAATCCGCTCTTCTGA